A region from the Candidatus Poribacteria bacterium genome encodes:
- the ahcY gene encoding adenosylhomocysteinase gives MNYDIKTTELASDGKQRIEWANRFMPVLESIRTRFQKERPLDGLKVAACLHVTTETANLMKTLKAGGAETVLCASNPLSTQDDVAASLVVDEQIGVFAIDGEDIETFYKHIDAALNTQPTVTMDDGADLVSRLHSEETNPALVEQVVAGTEETTTGVIRLKSMAAEGVLKYPIIAVNDARTKHFFDNRYGTGQSTLDGIIRATNLLIAGTTVVVAGYGWCGRGVANRARGLGASVIVTEVDPLRALEAVMDGFRVMSMQTAVQEADLIVTLTGDIHVLRKEHFEAMKDGAIIANSGHFDVEIDIPALEKLSIDKGSARSYVDVYTLADGRKLYLVGEGRLVNLAAAEGHPASVMDMSFANQALSLEYIAKNHDQFENRVYDVPESIDETVAELKLQAFGVEIDTLTAEQEKYLNSWEMGT, from the coding sequence ATGAACTACGATATTAAAACAACAGAACTCGCATCGGATGGCAAACAACGAATTGAATGGGCGAACCGATTTATGCCCGTTTTAGAATCTATCCGCACACGATTTCAAAAAGAACGTCCATTGGATGGGTTAAAGGTAGCCGCATGTCTGCATGTCACGACTGAAACCGCAAACTTGATGAAAACGCTGAAGGCAGGCGGTGCCGAAACCGTTCTCTGTGCCTCAAACCCTCTCAGCACGCAGGATGATGTCGCCGCATCCCTTGTCGTTGACGAGCAGATCGGTGTTTTTGCTATTGACGGAGAGGATATAGAAACCTTTTACAAACACATTGATGCCGCTCTTAATACACAACCAACGGTCACTATGGACGACGGGGCTGATCTCGTTTCAAGACTTCATTCTGAAGAAACAAATCCAGCTTTAGTTGAACAAGTCGTCGCAGGGACAGAAGAGACAACAACAGGGGTCATCCGACTCAAAAGCATGGCAGCTGAAGGTGTACTGAAATACCCGATTATCGCTGTAAATGACGCACGGACGAAACACTTTTTTGACAACCGATACGGCACAGGGCAAAGTACGTTAGATGGTATCATCAGGGCAACTAACCTGTTGATTGCGGGGACAACGGTTGTCGTTGCAGGCTACGGGTGGTGTGGTAGAGGTGTCGCGAACCGAGCACGCGGTTTAGGGGCGAGCGTCATCGTAACCGAAGTCGATCCATTAAGAGCATTAGAAGCAGTGATGGACGGATTTCGGGTGATGTCCATGCAGACAGCAGTCCAAGAAGCGGATTTGATTGTAACGCTCACAGGGGATATTCATGTTTTACGCAAGGAGCATTTTGAAGCGATGAAGGATGGCGCGATTATCGCGAATTCTGGTCATTTTGATGTTGAAATTGATATACCGGCGTTGGAGAAATTGAGCATAGATAAAGGAAGCGCGCGTTCCTATGTAGATGTGTATACACTTGCGGATGGACGGAAACTCTACCTTGTTGGTGAAGGTAGGTTGGTCAACCTTGCTGCTGCCGAGGGACATCCCGCGAGTGTTATGGACATGAGTTTCGCGAACCAAGCACTCTCTCTTGAATACATTGCTAAAAATCACGATCAATTTGAGAATCGCGTGTACGATGTTCCTGAATCTATCGACGAGACCGTGGCAGAGTTGAAGCTGCAAGCGTTCGGCGTTGAAATTGACACGCTTACTGCAGAGCAGGAAAAGTATCTCAACTCGTGGGAAATGGGAACTTAA
- the metK gene encoding methionine adenosyltransferase — protein sequence MSKNFLFTSESVTEGHPDKIADQISDAVLDTIFRTDPMGRVACETLVTTGLAIITGEITTTANYDAQQVARKVIADIGYTNIEYGFDAERSAVLSVIDKQSPDIAMGVNPGGAGDQGLMFGYACTETPELMPLPITLAHQLTRRLAKVRKDSTLPFIRPDGKSQVTVEYVDSKPKAVTTVIIASQHNPDVEDTELREAIIEEVIKKVIPENLQSPDIKYHINPTGRFVTGGPQGDAGLTGRKIIVDTYGGMGRHGGGALSGKDPTKVDRSATYAARHVAKNLVAAGLAERCEIQISYAIGRKDPISVMVDTFGTGDDEALTELVNTHFDLTPAGIIERLKLRQPIYQNTAAYGHFGREEPGFTWEETDYVEKLQ from the coding sequence TTGAGCAAAAATTTTTTGTTTACGTCCGAATCTGTCACTGAGGGACATCCGGACAAAATTGCAGACCAGATCTCTGACGCGGTGCTTGATACCATATTCAGAACCGATCCAATGGGTAGGGTCGCTTGTGAGACCTTAGTCACAACTGGACTTGCTATCATTACGGGCGAAATCACGACGACTGCAAATTACGATGCACAACAAGTCGCACGAAAGGTAATAGCCGATATCGGCTACACCAATATTGAGTACGGCTTTGATGCTGAACGCAGTGCTGTGTTAAGTGTCATTGATAAGCAGTCCCCTGATATCGCAATGGGCGTGAATCCCGGAGGTGCTGGCGATCAAGGGCTAATGTTTGGCTATGCATGCACCGAAACGCCAGAGTTGATGCCACTACCAATTACCCTTGCCCATCAACTAACACGGCGTTTAGCGAAAGTTCGCAAAGATAGCACCCTCCCCTTTATCCGTCCCGATGGAAAATCTCAAGTAACCGTTGAATATGTTGACAGTAAACCCAAGGCTGTCACCACAGTTATTATTGCCTCACAACATAACCCTGATGTGGAGGATACCGAACTGCGGGAAGCAATTATTGAAGAGGTTATCAAAAAAGTTATTCCCGAAAATCTCCAAAGTCCAGACATTAAATATCACATTAATCCAACTGGTCGTTTTGTGACCGGTGGACCCCAAGGTGATGCTGGGTTAACAGGACGAAAAATTATTGTCGATACGTATGGTGGAATGGGACGGCACGGCGGCGGGGCACTCTCTGGGAAAGATCCAACCAAAGTAGACCGAAGTGCAACTTATGCTGCACGACACGTTGCTAAAAATCTCGTTGCCGCCGGGCTTGCTGAACGGTGTGAGATTCAAATCTCCTATGCAATCGGTAGAAAAGACCCCATCTCTGTTATGGTGGATACGTTTGGCACTGGGGATGACGAAGCACTCACTGAACTTGTCAACACACATTTTGATTTAACACCCGCGGGTATTATAGAACGCCTGAAACTACGTCAACCTATCTATCAAAATACTGCCGCGTATGGGCATTTTGGGCGCGAGGAACCCGGTTTCACTTGGGAAGAAACCGATTACGTCGAAAAACTCCAGTAG
- a CDS encoding 30S ribosomal protein S1 — MNNEQVNTNESTVDVEEEKQSTTGSVEVNQEVAGETEAEAASATDADVEEHEEVTDSEMGVTADNTDSEEATLTNEDASEAAVEVADSDADEGEAATSIDESASEEVAEVTVADADEAATATVETAAPEEPPEPMSAESLEEAYDNSIKAFTDGEIVKGIVVDVNRDEVMIDIGFKSEGYIPASEFDVGQDDLPAVQVGDEIDVYIVRREDSEGQIVLSKKIADQTLIWDEIAAAHESGAPVKGRITERIKGGLRVSVGSLRGFLPASQVELRPIQNLEQYVGQTLDMKVISLSKRRHNIVLSRRAWLETELLQKRSEVLNTLEVGQLITGVVKNITAFGAFVDLGGVDGLLHKTDMAWKRIHHPSDVVSVAEEIEVQVIGINQENEKISLGLKQKTPDPWENIEEKYPVGATVSGVVVNIVNYGAFLQLEEGVEGLIHVSEMAWTRRNVAPSRIVNKGDEIEAVVLEISREDKRISLGLKQLQQNPWELLEERSPVGSKIIGRIRNLTSFGAFVEIEPGIDGLIHTSDLSWTKRGAAANEELREGSEIEVVVLQIDAAERRVSLGLKQTQPDPWGEVPEKYKVGSVVRGTVVNLTSFGAFTKLEEGIEGLIHISELADRRIEKPEEIVSVGDELDLKVINLSPKDRRIGLSLKALLAEQERAAAPEGEPAARTRPERPSRPRREREQRRQAATREETVTTLGALLKEEMGKSNAENSEDAATTETPESVEIVESKETSEDVESAETSENVEDAESPENVESVENSEK, encoded by the coding sequence ATGAACAACGAACAAGTAAATACAAATGAGTCCACTGTTGATGTGGAAGAAGAAAAACAGTCAACTACAGGCTCAGTTGAAGTGAATCAGGAAGTAGCGGGCGAAACAGAAGCAGAGGCAGCTTCTGCAACCGACGCAGACGTTGAAGAGCATGAAGAAGTCACGGACAGCGAGATGGGAGTGACCGCTGATAATACCGATTCTGAAGAGGCAACGCTTACCAATGAAGATGCTTCCGAGGCAGCGGTAGAAGTGGCTGATAGTGATGCTGATGAAGGTGAAGCAGCAACATCTATCGATGAGAGTGCCTCTGAAGAGGTAGCGGAAGTAACCGTTGCTGATGCTGATGAGGCAGCAACGGCTACTGTGGAAACAGCAGCACCGGAAGAACCACCGGAGCCAATGAGCGCGGAATCCCTGGAAGAAGCGTATGATAATTCGATCAAAGCGTTTACAGACGGCGAAATTGTTAAAGGCATCGTCGTAGATGTCAACCGCGATGAGGTCATGATCGATATCGGCTTTAAGTCGGAAGGCTATATACCGGCATCAGAATTTGACGTTGGACAAGACGATTTACCTGCTGTACAGGTAGGCGATGAAATTGATGTCTATATCGTGCGGCGTGAAGATTCGGAAGGACAGATAGTCCTTTCAAAGAAGATTGCCGATCAGACACTCATTTGGGATGAGATAGCCGCTGCGCATGAGAGCGGTGCGCCAGTGAAGGGGCGTATTACTGAACGGATTAAAGGTGGCTTACGGGTGAGCGTCGGTTCACTGCGAGGCTTTTTACCGGCTTCACAAGTTGAATTGCGTCCTATCCAGAATCTTGAGCAGTATGTAGGACAAACGCTTGACATGAAGGTTATCAGCCTCAGCAAGCGGCGGCATAACATCGTCTTATCGCGGCGGGCATGGTTGGAAACCGAACTTCTCCAAAAGCGTTCGGAGGTACTCAATACGCTTGAAGTCGGTCAACTCATAACTGGCGTAGTGAAAAATATCACTGCTTTCGGGGCTTTTGTTGATCTTGGCGGCGTTGATGGGTTACTTCATAAGACGGATATGGCATGGAAGCGAATCCATCATCCATCTGATGTCGTCTCCGTCGCCGAAGAAATTGAAGTCCAAGTTATCGGCATCAATCAGGAAAACGAGAAAATCTCTCTGGGTTTGAAACAGAAGACACCGGATCCATGGGAAAATATTGAAGAAAAATATCCAGTCGGTGCCACGGTCAGCGGTGTCGTTGTCAATATTGTCAATTATGGCGCGTTCTTACAACTTGAAGAGGGCGTTGAAGGTTTGATTCATGTCTCTGAGATGGCGTGGACTCGCCGCAATGTCGCACCTTCGCGAATCGTCAATAAGGGGGATGAAATTGAAGCTGTAGTGCTTGAAATCTCAAGGGAAGATAAGCGGATTTCGCTTGGGCTGAAGCAGCTGCAACAAAATCCTTGGGAACTTTTGGAAGAAAGGTCCCCTGTCGGTAGCAAAATTATTGGACGTATCCGAAATTTGACAAGTTTTGGCGCGTTTGTTGAAATTGAACCCGGGATTGACGGTTTAATTCACACCTCAGATCTCTCGTGGACCAAACGCGGGGCTGCAGCCAACGAGGAACTTAGGGAAGGCAGTGAGATTGAGGTAGTCGTCCTGCAGATTGACGCTGCTGAACGTCGAGTCTCATTGGGCCTCAAGCAGACGCAGCCTGACCCCTGGGGAGAAGTCCCCGAAAAGTACAAGGTTGGTTCCGTCGTACGCGGAACAGTTGTCAACCTCACCAGTTTTGGAGCATTCACCAAACTTGAGGAAGGCATTGAGGGTTTAATTCACATTTCTGAACTCGCAGACCGGCGAATTGAAAAGCCGGAGGAAATCGTCTCTGTAGGCGATGAGTTAGACTTGAAAGTGATTAATCTGTCTCCGAAAGATCGACGGATCGGATTAAGCTTGAAAGCGCTCCTTGCCGAACAAGAACGCGCTGCAGCACCTGAAGGAGAGCCGGCAGCGAGAACACGGCCCGAACGTCCATCGCGTCCACGACGCGAACGAGAACAGCGACGACAAGCAGCGACACGCGAAGAGACTGTCACGACATTAGGGGCTTTACTCAAAGAAGAAATGGGTAAGTCAAACGCAGAGAACTCTGAGGACGCTGCGACCACAGAGACTCCTGAGAGTGTCGAAATTGTCGAAAGTAAAGAAACCTCTGAGGACGTTGAGAGTGCAGAGACTTCTGAAAACGTCGAGGATGCAGAAAGTCCCGAGAACGTTGAGAGTGTAGAAAACTCCGAAAAGTAA
- a CDS encoding STAS domain-containing protein: protein MDSTKLMNLREESGIKIIEIKTDLSSYAASDLRKVLEGLLAEKVEKVVVNLSQVSHINSTAVGALVGVAKRLRQSGGDLKICALADNLTRTFNLIGASSVVEIYESENSALAAF from the coding sequence ATGGATTCAACAAAATTAATGAACCTCCGGGAAGAATCCGGTATAAAAATAATTGAAATAAAAACAGACTTGAGTAGTTACGCAGCATCTGATTTACGGAAGGTGCTTGAGGGACTCTTAGCAGAAAAGGTCGAGAAAGTTGTTGTCAACCTTAGTCAGGTGAGCCATATCAACAGTACGGCTGTAGGTGCGTTGGTGGGTGTTGCGAAACGACTTCGCCAAAGCGGTGGCGACCTTAAGATTTGCGCGCTCGCGGACAACTTGACGCGAACCTTCAATCTTATAGGTGCATCCAGTGTTGTCGAAATCTATGAGTCAGAAAACAGTGCCCTTGCCGCATTTTAA
- a CDS encoding ATP-binding protein yields MAQADIQLQIPSAVFYIEPVRVFVGNLARSLGFSRKRVADIQLVLDEICSNAVHHGSVDPTDSVKLHIGIDTHALEILVKDTGPQQAGKKSWLTDERLSEIETNRSPSNERGHGIFIVKTLSDMHEMQPNEAGGTDVRVVFHFPKPSDIKNLILPRNFNSNKR; encoded by the coding sequence ATGGCGCAAGCAGATATTCAACTTCAGATTCCGAGTGCTGTCTTTTATATAGAACCTGTTCGGGTATTTGTTGGGAACCTTGCGCGCAGCCTCGGATTCTCAAGGAAACGTGTGGCAGACATTCAACTTGTGCTTGATGAAATCTGTAGCAACGCAGTCCATCACGGTTCGGTGGATCCTACAGATAGCGTTAAATTGCATATCGGTATTGATACACATGCTCTTGAAATTTTAGTAAAGGATACCGGTCCACAGCAGGCAGGGAAAAAGAGTTGGCTGACGGATGAACGACTTTCAGAGATTGAAACGAACCGTTCCCCAAGTAATGAAAGGGGACACGGTATTTTTATCGTGAAAACTCTTTCGGATATGCATGAAATGCAACCGAACGAGGCAGGTGGAACGGATGTCCGCGTCGTTTTTCACTTTCCAAAACCCAGCGATATTAAAAATTTAATTCTCCCGCGAAACTTCAATAGCAATAAGCGTTAG
- a CDS encoding response regulator: MNEEATPELQETAKILVVDDEPRNVKILQIHLNARGYTVCTAADGLEALDIVEKEMPDLILLDINMPKMDGFEVVKQVRANEATEFIPIVMITALRDTRENRIKSIEAGADDFIEKPFDSVEVLARVRSLLRIKHYQDTLAKYNARLQEELQMARSIQEILIPQDGVQELSGFRVASHCCPEMAVGGDFFDVWEIAPNRLGVFISDVMGHGVSAAFVTVFIKTILAEFQQQIENDPGHLLEILNTRFNDLISSRLFMFATAFCGIIDLSKGELVCANAGHSFPLLYNAQEKTYHPIGDKNTGNGLGIWRDSVYETTHYPFDQLSRMFLYTDGVYEAKNPKGEEFTVDRLRQVVGTWTEQSAAELVTNVSEAIDTFTDNCPKDDDLTLIAIEVSREN, from the coding sequence CAGCCGCTGATGGACTTGAAGCACTTGATATCGTTGAGAAAGAGATGCCAGATCTCATCTTATTGGACATTAACATGCCGAAAATGGATGGGTTTGAAGTTGTCAAACAGGTCCGCGCGAATGAAGCAACCGAATTTATCCCAATTGTAATGATAACCGCTCTGCGGGATACACGTGAAAATCGAATCAAGTCCATTGAGGCAGGTGCCGATGACTTTATTGAAAAACCTTTTGACAGCGTAGAGGTACTTGCGCGGGTTCGTTCACTCTTGCGAATCAAGCACTACCAGGATACGCTCGCGAAATACAATGCTCGTTTACAAGAAGAACTCCAAATGGCACGGAGCATTCAAGAAATTCTGATTCCTCAGGATGGCGTACAGGAATTATCGGGGTTTCGTGTCGCCTCCCACTGTTGTCCTGAAATGGCTGTCGGTGGGGATTTTTTTGATGTCTGGGAAATTGCCCCGAATCGACTTGGTGTTTTTATCTCCGATGTTATGGGACACGGCGTTTCAGCTGCGTTTGTAACGGTTTTTATTAAAACAATTTTGGCGGAATTTCAGCAACAGATCGAGAATGATCCAGGACACCTACTTGAAATACTAAACACCCGTTTTAACGATCTCATTAGTTCAAGGCTGTTTATGTTTGCAACTGCCTTTTGCGGAATCATTGACCTCAGTAAAGGCGAACTCGTCTGTGCGAATGCTGGACATTCATTCCCACTTTTGTACAATGCACAGGAAAAAACATACCATCCTATCGGCGATAAGAATACGGGAAATGGGCTGGGCATTTGGCGAGATTCGGTGTATGAAACAACGCATTACCCATTTGACCAGTTGAGCAGAATGTTTCTCTATACCGATGGTGTTTACGAAGCCAAAAATCCGAAAGGTGAAGAATTTACAGTAGATCGGCTTCGACAAGTGGTGGGCACGTGGACGGAACAATCTGCAGCAGAATTGGTCACCAACGTCTCTGAGGCTATTGATACCTTCACCGATAACTGCCCAAAAGATGATGACCTAACGCTTATTGCTATTGAAGTTTCGCGGGAGAATTAA